From one Rattus rattus isolate New Zealand chromosome 15, Rrattus_CSIRO_v1, whole genome shotgun sequence genomic stretch:
- the Mc4r gene encoding melanocortin receptor 4 → MNSTHHHGMYTSLHLWNRSSHGLHGNASESLGKGHSDGGCYEQLFVSPEVFVTLGVISLLENILVIVAIAKNKNLHSPMYFFICSLAVADMLVSVSNGSETIVITLLNSTDTDAQSFTVNIDNVIDSVICSSLLASICSLLSIAVDRYFTIFYALQYHNIMTVRRVGIIISCIWAACTVSGVLFIIYSDSSAVIICLITMFFTMLVLMASLYVHMFLMARLHIKRIAVLPGTGTIRQGANMKGAITLTILIGVFVVCWAPFFLHLLFYISCPQNPYCVCFMSHFNLYLILIMCNAVIDPLIYALRSQELRKTFKEIICFYPLGGICELPGRY, encoded by the coding sequence CGGCAATGCCAGCGAGTCTCTGGGGAAGGGGCACTCAGACGGAGGATGCTATGAGCAACTTTTTGTCTCCCCCGAGGTGTTTGTGACTCTGGGTGTCATAAGCCTGTTGGAGAACATTCTAGTGATCGTGGCGATAGCCAAGAACAAGAACCTGCACTCACCCATGTACTTTTTCATCTGTAGTCTGGCTGTGGCGGACATGCTGGTGAGCGTTTCGAACGGGTCAGAAACCATCGTCATCACCCTGCTAAACAGTACGGACACGGACGCCCAGAGCTTCACCGTGAATATTGATAATGTCATTGACTCTGTGATCTGTAGCTCCTTGCTCGCATCCATTTGCAGCCTGCTTTCCATTGCAGTGGACAGGTATTTCACCATCTTTTACGCGCTCCAGTACCATAACATTATGACGGTTAGGCGGGTCGGGATCATCATCAGTTGTATCTGGGCAGCTTGCACAGTCTCGGGCGTTCTTTTTATCATTTACTCGGACAGCAGCGCTGTCATCATCTGCCTCATTACCATGTTCTTCACCATGCTGGTTCTCATGGCCTCTCTCTATGTCCACATGTTCCTGATGGCGAGGCTTCACATTAAGAGGATCGCTGTCCTCCCGGGCACGGGTACCATCCGTCAGGGTGCCAACATGAAGGGTGCAATTACCTTGACCATCCTGATTGGAGTGTTCGTTGTCTGCTGGGCCCCGTTTTTCCTCCACTTACTGTTCTACATCTCGTGTCCTCAGAATCCATACTGCGTGTGCTTCATGTCTCATTTTAACTTGTATCTCATCCTGATCATGTGTAACGCTGTCATCGACCCTCTCATTTATGCCCTGCGGAGTCAAGAACTGAGGAAAACCTTCAAAGAGATCATCTGTTTCTACCCCCTGGGAGGCATCTGTGAGTTGCCGGGCAGGTATTAA